One window of the Mycobacterium sp. SVM_VP21 genome contains the following:
- a CDS encoding 3-isopropylmalate dehydrogenase, translating into MSLKLAVIPGDGIGPEVIAEAVKVLDAVLPGTEKTEYDLGAKRYHATGEVLPDSVLDEIRGHDVILLGAIGDPSVPSGVLERGLLLHARFALDHHVNLRPSRLYPGVASPLADPPEIDFLVVREGTEGPYTGNGGALRVGTPHEVATEVSVNTAFGVARVVRFAFEKARARRKHLTLVHKNNVLAYAGSLWTRTVAEIAKDYPDVETAYTHVDAATIYLVTDPGRFDVIVSDNLFGDIITDLAGAVCGGIGLAASGNIDATGANPSMFEPVHGSAPDIAGQGIADPTAAVTSVAMLLNHIGEHEAAARVDAAVEQHLATRGGQKLSTVATGDRILSLL; encoded by the coding sequence ATGAGCCTCAAGCTTGCTGTCATTCCCGGCGACGGGATCGGCCCGGAGGTCATCGCCGAGGCCGTCAAGGTGCTCGACGCGGTGCTCCCGGGCACTGAGAAGACCGAATATGACCTGGGCGCCAAGCGCTATCACGCCACCGGCGAGGTCCTGCCGGACTCGGTGCTCGACGAGATCCGCGGCCACGACGTGATCCTGCTCGGCGCGATCGGTGACCCGTCGGTGCCGTCGGGTGTGCTGGAGCGTGGCCTGCTGCTGCATGCCCGCTTCGCCCTGGACCACCATGTCAACCTGCGTCCCAGCCGGTTGTACCCCGGGGTGGCGAGCCCGCTGGCCGACCCGCCGGAGATCGACTTCCTGGTGGTGCGCGAAGGCACCGAGGGTCCCTACACCGGCAACGGCGGGGCGCTGCGGGTCGGCACCCCCCACGAGGTCGCCACCGAGGTCAGCGTCAACACCGCGTTCGGGGTGGCCCGGGTGGTCCGATTCGCCTTCGAGAAGGCCCGCGCCCGGCGTAAGCACCTGACCCTGGTGCACAAGAACAACGTGCTGGCCTACGCGGGGTCGCTGTGGACCCGTACGGTAGCCGAGATCGCCAAGGACTACCCCGACGTCGAGACCGCCTACACCCACGTCGACGCCGCCACGATCTACCTGGTCACCGACCCCGGTCGGTTCGACGTGATCGTCAGCGACAACCTGTTCGGCGACATCATCACCGACCTCGCCGGTGCTGTCTGCGGCGGGATCGGACTGGCGGCCAGCGGCAACATTGATGCCACCGGCGCCAACCCGTCAATGTTCGAGCCGGTGCACGGCAGTGCACCCGACATCGCCGGGCAGGGCATCGCCGACCCGACCGCGGCCGTGACCTCGGTGGCCATGCTGCTCAACCACATCGGCGAGCACGAGGCTGCGGCCCGAGTTGACGCGGCCGTCGAGCAGCACCTGGCCACCCGCGGTGGACAGAAGCTGTCGACCGTCGCCACCGGAGACCGGATTTTGAGCCTGCTCTAG
- the ilvN gene encoding acetolactate synthase small subunit, translating into MATGWKTHTLSVLVEDKPGVLARVAALFSRRGFNIESLAVGATETKNMSRMTIVVSVEDTPLEQITKQLNKLINVIKIVEQEEDNSVSREIALIKVRADASTRGQIVEAVNLFRARVIDVSPESLIIEATGTPAKFDALLRVLEPYGIREIVQSGLVSLSRGPRGIGTTK; encoded by the coding sequence ATGGCGACAGGTTGGAAGACCCACACGCTCTCGGTGCTGGTCGAGGACAAGCCCGGCGTGCTGGCGCGGGTGGCGGCCCTGTTCTCCCGCCGCGGCTTCAACATCGAGTCGCTGGCCGTCGGCGCCACCGAGACCAAGAACATGTCGCGGATGACGATCGTGGTCTCGGTGGAGGACACCCCGCTCGAGCAGATCACCAAGCAGCTCAACAAGCTGATCAACGTCATCAAGATCGTCGAGCAGGAGGAGGACAACTCCGTCTCCCGCGAGATTGCGCTGATCAAAGTCCGTGCCGACGCCAGTACGCGCGGACAGATCGTCGAGGCGGTGAACCTGTTCCGCGCGCGCGTGATCGATGTCTCTCCGGAGTCGTTGATCATCGAGGCCACCGGCACGCCGGCCAAGTTCGATGCGCTACTGCGGGTGCTGGAGCCCTATGGCATCCGCGAAATCGTCCAATCGGGTCTCGTATCGTTGTCTCGCGGTCCGCGCGGCATCGGCACGACCAAATAG
- the serA gene encoding phosphoglycerate dehydrogenase — translation MTLPVVLIADKLAQSTVAALGDQVEVRWVDGPDREKLLAAVPEADALLVRSATTVDAEVLAAGTKLKIVARAGVGLDNVDVEAATARGVLVVNAPTSNIHSAAEHAIALMLAAAREIPAADASLHGKQWKRSSFSGTEIYDHTVGVVGLGRIGQLVAARLAAFGAHIVAYDPYVSAARAAQLGIELLSLDELLGRADFISVHLPKTPETAGLIGKENLAKTKPGVIIVNAARGGLIDEAALAEAITSGHVRAAGLDVFATEPCTDSPLFDLPQVVVTPHLGASTAEAQDRAGTDVAKSVKLALAGEFVPDAVNVGGGAVSEEVAPWLDLVRKLGLLAGALSDGLPVSLSVQARGELASEDVGVLRLSALRGLFSAVIEDPVTFVNAPALAAERGVDAEIGTATESPNHRSVVELKAVSAEGATVTVAGTLSGTQQVEKIVEINGRHFDLRAQGVNLIINYSDQPGALGKIGTLLGSAGINIHAAQLSEDAEGPAATILLRVDRQVPADVQSAITAAVGANKIEEVDLT, via the coding sequence GTGACTCTGCCCGTGGTTTTGATCGCTGACAAACTCGCCCAATCCACCGTCGCCGCCCTCGGCGACCAGGTCGAGGTTCGCTGGGTGGACGGCCCGGACCGGGAGAAGCTGCTGGCCGCGGTACCGGAAGCCGACGCGCTGCTGGTGCGCTCGGCCACCACCGTCGACGCCGAGGTCCTCGCGGCCGGCACCAAGCTCAAGATCGTGGCGCGCGCCGGGGTCGGCTTGGACAACGTCGACGTGGAGGCTGCCACCGCCCGAGGTGTGCTGGTGGTCAACGCCCCGACCTCGAACATCCACAGCGCCGCCGAGCATGCGATCGCGCTGATGCTCGCCGCTGCCCGCGAGATCCCCGCCGCCGACGCCTCGCTGCACGGCAAACAGTGGAAGCGGTCGTCGTTCTCGGGCACCGAGATCTACGACCACACCGTCGGCGTGGTCGGCCTGGGGCGCATCGGGCAGCTGGTCGCGGCGCGGCTGGCCGCGTTCGGCGCCCACATCGTCGCCTACGACCCGTACGTGTCGGCGGCCCGCGCCGCCCAGCTCGGCATCGAGCTGCTCAGCCTCGACGAGCTGCTCGGCCGCGCCGACTTCATCTCCGTGCACCTGCCCAAGACGCCCGAGACCGCGGGGCTGATCGGCAAAGAAAACCTGGCCAAGACCAAGCCCGGGGTGATCATCGTCAACGCGGCCCGCGGCGGGCTGATCGACGAGGCGGCACTGGCCGAGGCGATCACCAGCGGCCATGTCCGGGCCGCCGGCCTGGACGTATTCGCCACCGAACCGTGCACCGACTCGCCGCTGTTCGACCTGCCGCAGGTGGTGGTGACCCCGCACCTGGGCGCATCGACCGCCGAGGCGCAGGACCGGGCCGGCACCGACGTCGCCAAGAGCGTGAAGCTGGCGCTGGCCGGGGAATTCGTTCCCGACGCGGTCAACGTCGGCGGTGGCGCAGTCAGCGAGGAAGTCGCACCCTGGCTGGACCTGGTGCGCAAGCTCGGCCTGCTGGCGGGTGCGCTCTCCGACGGGCTGCCGGTGTCGCTGTCGGTACAGGCACGCGGCGAACTGGCCTCCGAAGACGTTGGGGTGCTGCGCTTGTCGGCGCTGCGCGGCCTGTTCTCGGCGGTCATCGAAGACCCGGTGACCTTCGTCAACGCGCCGGCCCTGGCCGCCGAACGCGGTGTCGACGCCGAGATCGGCACCGCCACCGAAAGCCCCAACCACCGCAGCGTCGTCGAGCTCAAGGCGGTCAGCGCCGAGGGCGCAACCGTCACGGTTGCAGGCACGCTGTCGGGCACCCAGCAGGTGGAGAAGATCGTCGAGATCAACGGCCGGCACTTCGACCTGCGGGCCCAAGGCGTCAACCTGATCATCAACTACTCCGACCAGCCCGGCGCGCTCGGCAAGATAGGCACTCTGCTGGGCTCGGCGGGCATCAACATCCACGCCGCGCAGCTGTCCGAAGACGCCGAAGGCCCCGCGGCCACCATCCTGCTGCGGGTCGACCGCCAGGTGCCCGCCGACGTGCAGTCGGCGATCACTGCTGCAGTCGGCGCCAACAAGATTGAAGAGGTAGACCTGACATGA
- a CDS encoding DUF4262 domain-containing protein: protein MCWKCDHPDSTVEQWLDAIRAMVDKHGWAVQYVESDHAPYAYTVGLHEHGLPELLVTGLPPEKTARLLNGVAAYLLRGGRPLPGEWIEGPDGQLIAVVAVEHPDAHMNVAIAFYGRSVRALQLVWPDERGHRPWCPEFDNGGVRQPVLGVRPDLAA, encoded by the coding sequence ATGTGCTGGAAATGCGATCACCCGGACAGCACCGTCGAGCAGTGGCTGGATGCCATTCGCGCCATGGTGGACAAACACGGTTGGGCGGTGCAATACGTGGAGAGTGACCACGCACCGTACGCCTACACGGTCGGCTTGCATGAACACGGCCTACCTGAGTTGCTGGTGACGGGTCTGCCGCCGGAGAAAACCGCCCGGTTGCTCAACGGTGTGGCCGCCTACCTGCTGAGGGGCGGACGACCGCTGCCCGGCGAATGGATCGAGGGACCCGACGGTCAGCTGATAGCCGTGGTTGCGGTGGAGCATCCGGACGCGCACATGAACGTGGCAATCGCGTTCTACGGCCGCAGTGTGCGGGCGTTGCAGCTGGTGTGGCCAGACGAGCGCGGCCACCGGCCGTGGTGCCCCGAATTCGACAACGGCGGCGTTCGGCAGCCGGTGCTGGGGGTGCGCCCCGATTTGGCCGCATAG
- a CDS encoding PH domain-containing protein, with translation MAHFAVGFLALGLLIPVLTWPVTTPLMGLPILLSALVARWRTVADAQQITVRTLTSSRSMGWDAIDGLGFSRGSWARAHLRDGETVRLPAVSFATLPLLTEASGGRVPNPYR, from the coding sequence ATGGCCCACTTCGCGGTCGGCTTCCTGGCCCTCGGCCTGCTGATCCCCGTGTTGACTTGGCCCGTAACCACGCCCCTGATGGGGCTGCCGATCCTGCTCTCTGCGCTGGTCGCCCGGTGGCGAACCGTGGCCGACGCGCAGCAGATCACCGTGCGGACCCTGACGAGCAGCCGCTCGATGGGTTGGGATGCCATCGACGGATTGGGATTCAGCCGCGGGTCCTGGGCACGGGCGCACCTGCGCGACGGTGAGACCGTGCGGTTGCCTGCGGTAAGTTTCGCCACCCTGCCGCTGCTGACCGAGGCCAGCGGCGGGCGAGTGCCGAACCCATATCGCTGA
- a CDS encoding NAD(P)/FAD-dependent oxidoreductase, which translates to MDVTVVGSGPNGLAAAVICARAGLSVQVLEAQPTFGGGARTAADPEFSDVAHDICSAVHPLGLASPFFTEFDLAARGVQLTSPEISYANPLDHRPAAIAYRDLDRTCAELEHGPSWRRLLGPLVANSQAVVKFLLGDKRSVPSGIATVARLGLRMAEQAGPAWNATLSGDDARALYTGVAAHTISQLPSVTSAGAGMMLATLGHTVGWPIPVGGSQAITGALIADLTAHGGQLATDYPVRKPPRGVVLFDTAPTELLPIYGDALPARYAKALRRYRFGSAAAKVDFVLSDEVPWSDPRLAQAPTLHLGGDRKQMAQAEAAIAAGRHAPQPMILAALPHLVDPSRIDAAGRRPMWAYAHVPAGSTVDQAETVTAGIERFAPGFRDIVVAVRSVPAARLADHNANYVGGDISAGGNSAWRALAGPTPRVNPWATAIPGVYLCSAATPPGAGVHGMAGYYAARTVLRREFGIDRLPSLAP; encoded by the coding sequence ATGGATGTCACCGTCGTCGGTAGTGGACCCAATGGCCTAGCTGCCGCCGTCATCTGTGCCCGCGCGGGTCTGTCGGTTCAGGTCCTGGAAGCCCAGCCCACGTTCGGCGGCGGCGCCCGCACCGCCGCCGATCCGGAATTCAGTGACGTCGCCCATGACATCTGCTCAGCAGTGCACCCGCTCGGATTGGCGTCGCCGTTCTTCACCGAGTTCGATCTGGCCGCCCGCGGTGTGCAGCTGACGTCGCCGGAGATCTCCTATGCCAATCCGCTTGATCACCGGCCAGCAGCAATCGCCTACCGGGACCTGGACCGCACCTGCGCAGAGTTGGAGCACGGTCCTTCCTGGCGACGGCTGCTCGGCCCACTGGTCGCCAACAGCCAAGCCGTAGTGAAGTTTCTGCTGGGCGACAAACGGTCCGTCCCGTCCGGGATCGCGACGGTCGCCCGGCTTGGGCTGCGGATGGCCGAGCAGGCCGGCCCGGCTTGGAACGCGACGCTGTCCGGCGACGATGCCCGCGCCCTCTACACCGGGGTGGCCGCGCACACGATCTCGCAATTGCCGTCGGTGACCTCGGCCGGCGCGGGCATGATGCTGGCGACGCTTGGCCATACGGTCGGCTGGCCCATCCCGGTCGGCGGCAGCCAGGCGATCACCGGTGCACTCATCGCGGACCTAACCGCGCACGGTGGCCAGCTGGCCACCGATTACCCGGTGAGAAAACCGCCCCGTGGCGTGGTGCTGTTCGACACCGCCCCGACCGAGTTGCTGCCGATCTACGGGGACGCGCTACCGGCCCGGTATGCGAAGGCACTGCGCCGTTACCGGTTCGGCTCTGCGGCCGCCAAGGTCGACTTCGTGCTCTCCGATGAGGTGCCGTGGAGCGATCCGCGCCTAGCGCAGGCGCCCACGCTGCATCTCGGGGGCGACCGCAAACAGATGGCCCAGGCCGAAGCTGCGATCGCCGCCGGTCGGCACGCACCACAGCCGATGATCTTGGCGGCGCTACCGCATCTGGTCGATCCGTCTCGCATCGATGCGGCTGGACGCCGCCCGATGTGGGCCTATGCCCACGTTCCGGCCGGCTCGACCGTCGATCAGGCCGAGACCGTGACGGCAGGCATCGAGCGATTTGCCCCCGGCTTCCGCGACATCGTGGTCGCGGTGCGATCCGTGCCCGCAGCCCGGCTGGCAGACCACAACGCCAACTACGTCGGCGGCGATATCTCCGCCGGAGGCAACAGCGCGTGGCGGGCGCTGGCCGGGCCAACGCCTCGGGTAAACCCTTGGGCCACAGCGATTCCCGGGGTGTACCTGTGCTCAGCAGCCACGCCGCCGGGCGCCGGCGTGCACGGAATGGCCGGCTACTACGCCGCGCGCACCGTACTGCGACGCGAGTTTGGGATTGACCGGCTACCGAGCCTGGCTCCCTAG
- a CDS encoding TetR/AcrR family transcriptional regulator, with protein sequence MAGSAAVKINIDYLFYVLHDERVSPTKPRRTQAERTAETRHALLNATLDALVEVGFKGTTTTEVARRAGVSVGALQGHFPTKVGLLTAAIEFSLNRRIEEFEVLMAGLDPSADKLDEAFDLLWSMFSGPTFTATHELWVAARTDRELAPAVIETDRQFAEACERVYDQLLGPADPADVAVPRSRIGLQMAFVLMNGLAMSRSIEGHEPVATNEILDAFKMLVRPLATGFADPQPKREP encoded by the coding sequence GTGGCGGGCAGCGCCGCGGTAAAAATAAATATTGACTACTTATTTTATGTGCTGCATGATGAACGCGTGTCGCCGACCAAACCCCGCCGAACCCAGGCGGAGCGCACCGCCGAGACTCGGCATGCGCTGCTCAACGCGACGCTTGACGCGCTGGTAGAGGTCGGTTTCAAGGGGACTACCACGACCGAGGTAGCCCGCCGTGCCGGCGTTTCGGTGGGGGCGCTGCAGGGACATTTCCCGACCAAGGTCGGCCTGCTGACCGCCGCCATCGAGTTCTCGCTGAACCGCCGCATCGAAGAGTTCGAGGTGTTGATGGCGGGGCTGGACCCGTCCGCCGACAAGCTCGACGAGGCCTTCGATCTGCTGTGGTCGATGTTTTCCGGTCCGACCTTCACCGCAACGCACGAGCTGTGGGTGGCGGCACGCACCGACCGGGAGCTGGCCCCGGCGGTCATCGAGACGGATCGGCAGTTTGCGGAAGCCTGCGAGCGGGTCTACGACCAACTGCTCGGCCCGGCCGACCCGGCCGATGTCGCCGTCCCGCGGTCGCGCATCGGCTTGCAGATGGCTTTCGTGCTGATGAACGGCCTGGCGATGTCACGGTCGATAGAGGGGCACGAACCGGTGGCCACCAACGAGATTCTTGACGCCTTCAAAATGCTGGTTCGACCACTGGCGACCGGCTTTGCAGACCCCCAACCCAAGAGAGAGCCATGA
- a CDS encoding DoxX family membrane protein — translation MTSHGEGSHWRRPGETADAGKGRPKSARLVDPEDDMPSPTYTGDFETAAIPAYDPTGTRAVGTGYHPLPYAEPQANPGRVGAATGADADEPFRVLDRRGTQDLGLLILRLGLGVLLVAHGLRQLFGWWGGQGLADFKSSIAAAGYQHADMLTYAAGGGQIAAGLLLVLGLFTPLAAAGALAYFINGVLTGVSSHNQGRFDLFLPDGHEYHVILIVVAVAIVLVGPGRYGLDGDRGWARRPFIGSIAALVLGIAGGIAMWVFLNGANPLG, via the coding sequence GTGACGAGTCATGGTGAGGGCTCACACTGGCGTCGGCCGGGTGAGACTGCCGACGCAGGAAAAGGACGTCCCAAGTCGGCACGTCTGGTAGATCCGGAGGACGACATGCCATCACCGACCTACACCGGTGATTTCGAGACTGCGGCCATTCCGGCTTACGACCCCACCGGTACTCGTGCGGTGGGCACCGGCTACCACCCGCTGCCGTACGCGGAGCCGCAGGCTAACCCAGGCCGCGTCGGAGCTGCCACCGGCGCCGATGCCGATGAGCCGTTCCGGGTCCTGGACCGGCGGGGCACCCAAGATCTCGGTCTGCTGATCCTGCGGCTGGGCCTCGGTGTGCTGTTGGTGGCCCACGGGCTGCGTCAGCTGTTCGGGTGGTGGGGTGGTCAGGGGCTGGCCGACTTCAAGAGTTCTATCGCCGCGGCCGGCTACCAACACGCCGACATGCTGACCTACGCGGCCGGGGGCGGGCAGATCGCCGCCGGCCTATTGCTGGTGCTCGGACTGTTCACGCCGCTGGCAGCGGCCGGCGCGTTGGCCTATTTCATCAACGGAGTCCTCACCGGCGTCTCGTCGCACAACCAGGGCCGGTTCGACCTTTTCCTGCCCGACGGCCACGAATACCACGTCATTCTGATCGTGGTGGCGGTTGCGATCGTGTTGGTCGGCCCCGGACGGTACGGCCTCGATGGCGACCGCGGCTGGGCCCGGCGGCCCTTTATCGGATCCATCGCGGCCCTGGTTCTCGGCATTGCTGGGGGCATCGCGATGTGGGTGTTCCTCAACGGGGCCAACCCACTGGGCTAG
- the ilvC gene encoding ketol-acid reductoisomerase: MFYDDDADLSIIQGRKVGVIGYGSQGHAHSLSLRDSGVQVKVGLKEGSKSRAKVAEQGLEVDTPAEVAKWADVIMLLAPDTAQAEIFTNDIEPNLVAGNALFFGHGLNIHFGLIKPAADITVGMVAPKGPGHLVRRQFVDGKGVPSLIAVAQDPNGEGEALALSYAKGIGGTRAGVIKTTFKEETETDLFGEQAVLCGGTEELVKAGFEVMVEAGYAPEMAYFEVLHELKLIVDLMYEGGIALMNYSVSDTAEFGGYLSGPRVIDADTKQRMRDILSDIQDGTFVKRLVANVEGGNKELEGLRKENAEHPIEVTGKKLRDLMSWVDRPITETA, translated from the coding sequence ATGTTCTACGACGACGACGCTGACCTGTCGATCATCCAGGGCCGCAAGGTCGGCGTGATCGGTTACGGCAGCCAGGGGCATGCGCACTCGCTGAGCTTGCGCGACTCCGGTGTGCAGGTGAAGGTGGGCCTCAAGGAAGGGTCGAAGTCGCGCGCCAAGGTCGCCGAGCAGGGTCTAGAGGTCGACACCCCCGCCGAGGTGGCCAAGTGGGCGGACGTGATCATGCTGCTTGCCCCCGACACCGCCCAGGCTGAGATCTTCACTAACGACATCGAGCCGAATCTGGTGGCGGGCAACGCGCTGTTCTTCGGCCACGGTCTCAACATCCACTTCGGCCTGATCAAGCCGGCCGCCGACATCACCGTCGGGATGGTCGCGCCTAAGGGCCCCGGCCACCTGGTGCGCCGGCAGTTCGTCGACGGCAAGGGTGTGCCCTCGCTGATCGCGGTTGCGCAGGACCCCAACGGCGAGGGCGAGGCGCTGGCGCTGTCCTACGCCAAGGGCATCGGCGGCACTCGGGCCGGCGTCATCAAGACCACCTTCAAGGAGGAGACCGAGACCGACCTGTTCGGTGAGCAGGCCGTGCTGTGCGGTGGCACCGAAGAACTGGTCAAGGCTGGTTTCGAGGTGATGGTCGAGGCGGGCTATGCCCCGGAGATGGCCTACTTCGAGGTGCTGCACGAGCTCAAGCTGATCGTCGACCTGATGTATGAGGGTGGCATCGCCCTGATGAACTACTCGGTGAGTGACACCGCGGAGTTCGGCGGCTACCTGTCCGGTCCGCGGGTGATCGACGCCGACACCAAGCAGCGGATGCGCGACATCCTGTCCGACATCCAGGACGGCACCTTCGTCAAGCGCCTGGTGGCCAACGTCGAGGGCGGCAACAAGGAACTCGAAGGTCTGCGCAAGGAGAACGCCGAGCACCCCATCGAGGTCACCGGCAAGAAGCTGCGCGACCTGATGAGCTGGGTGGACCGGCCCATCACCGAGACCGCCTAG
- a CDS encoding acetolactate synthase large subunit, translating to MSAPTTRPPERSAPSQAANGASASDAASDKAKSPAKRVPPEQMTGAQSVIRSLEELDVDVIFGIPGGAVLPVYDPLFDSKKLRHVLVRHEQGAGHAASGYAHATGRVGVCMATSGPGATNLVTPLADAQMDSIPVVAITGQVGRQLIGTDAFQEADISGITMPITKHNFLVRNGDDIPRALAEAFHIAASGRPGAVLVDIPKDVLQGQCTFAWPPRLDLPGYKPTTKPHSRQVREAAKLIAAASRPVLYVGGGVIRGDACEELAELAELTGIPVVTTLMARGAFPDSHRQHLGMPGMHGTVAAVAGLQRSDLLITLGARFDDRVTGQLDSFAPDAKVIHADIDPAEIGKNRHADVPIVGDVKAVITELLEVLRHEKTPGSLDLADWWSYLDGVRSTYPLSYGPQSDGSLSPEFVIETLGRIAGPDALYVAGVGQHQMWAAQFVKYEKPRTWLNSGGLGTMGFSIPAAMGAKMGRPDAEVWAIDGDGCFQMTNQELATCAIEGIPIKVALINNGNLGMVRQWQTLFYGERYSQTDLATHSHRIPDFVMLAEALGCVGLRCEREEDVEDVIKAAQAVTDRPVVIDFVVGADAQVWPMVAAGTSNDEIQAARGIRPLFDDENNEGHA from the coding sequence GTGAGCGCACCCACCACGCGACCGCCGGAGCGGTCGGCACCGTCGCAAGCCGCCAACGGGGCTTCGGCCTCGGACGCAGCTTCCGACAAGGCCAAGTCACCCGCCAAGCGAGTCCCGCCGGAGCAGATGACCGGCGCCCAATCGGTGATCCGGTCGCTGGAAGAACTCGACGTCGACGTGATCTTCGGTATCCCCGGCGGCGCGGTTCTGCCGGTCTACGACCCGCTCTTCGACTCGAAGAAGCTGCGCCATGTGCTGGTCCGCCACGAGCAGGGCGCCGGGCACGCGGCGAGTGGCTACGCGCACGCCACCGGACGGGTCGGGGTGTGCATGGCCACCTCTGGGCCCGGTGCCACCAACCTGGTCACCCCGCTGGCCGATGCGCAGATGGACTCCATCCCCGTGGTCGCGATCACCGGTCAGGTCGGTCGCCAGCTGATCGGCACGGACGCCTTCCAGGAGGCCGACATCTCCGGCATCACCATGCCGATCACCAAGCACAACTTCCTGGTTCGCAACGGTGACGACATCCCGCGTGCGCTCGCCGAGGCGTTCCACATCGCGGCAAGCGGACGGCCCGGAGCAGTTCTCGTTGATATCCCCAAGGATGTGCTGCAGGGCCAGTGCACCTTCGCCTGGCCGCCGCGGCTGGACCTGCCCGGTTACAAGCCCACCACCAAGCCGCACAGCCGGCAGGTCCGCGAGGCCGCCAAGCTGATCGCGGCCGCGAGCCGCCCGGTGCTCTATGTGGGCGGCGGAGTGATTCGTGGGGATGCCTGCGAGGAACTGGCCGAGCTGGCCGAGCTGACCGGCATCCCGGTGGTCACCACCTTGATGGCCCGCGGTGCGTTCCCGGACAGCCACCGTCAGCACCTGGGGATGCCCGGTATGCACGGCACGGTTGCAGCGGTGGCCGGGCTGCAGCGCTCGGATCTGCTGATCACCCTGGGCGCCCGATTCGACGACCGGGTCACCGGCCAACTGGATTCGTTCGCCCCGGATGCCAAGGTGATTCACGCCGACATCGACCCCGCCGAGATCGGCAAGAACCGGCACGCCGACGTCCCGATCGTCGGTGACGTCAAGGCCGTCATCACCGAACTGCTCGAGGTACTGCGCCACGAGAAGACGCCGGGCTCCCTCGATCTCGCCGACTGGTGGAGCTACCTCGACGGGGTTCGCTCGACCTACCCGCTGAGCTACGGACCGCAGAGCGACGGCAGCCTGTCGCCGGAGTTCGTCATCGAGACGCTGGGTCGCATCGCCGGACCCGACGCGCTCTATGTTGCCGGCGTCGGCCAGCACCAGATGTGGGCCGCGCAGTTCGTGAAGTATGAGAAGCCGCGCACCTGGCTGAACTCCGGGGGCCTGGGCACCATGGGCTTCTCGATCCCGGCGGCCATGGGCGCCAAGATGGGCCGTCCGGACGCCGAGGTGTGGGCGATCGACGGCGACGGCTGCTTCCAGATGACCAACCAGGAGTTGGCCACCTGCGCGATCGAGGGCATCCCGATCAAGGTTGCGCTGATCAACAACGGCAACCTGGGCATGGTGCGGCAGTGGCAGACCCTGTTCTACGGGGAGCGCTACAGCCAGACCGACCTGGCCACCCACTCGCACCGCATCCCCGACTTCGTGATGCTGGCCGAGGCGCTGGGCTGTGTCGGATTGCGTTGCGAGCGTGAGGAAGACGTCGAAGACGTGATCAAGGCGGCCCAGGCAGTCACGGATCGCCCGGTGGTGATCGACTTCGTCGTCGGCGCGGATGCGCAGGTGTGGCCGATGGTGGCCGCCGGCACCAGCAACGACGAGATCCAGGCTGCACGCGGCATCCGTCCGCTATTCGACGACGAGAACAACGAGGGGCACGCGTGA
- a CDS encoding metal-dependent hydrolase, translated as MTTNENRHPAVQPRRIRFNYPVASLNRHFVQGDLVMSHMIAHLSAVFPEGEDFFIRSVRRYADQITDPVLKDQVKGFIGQEVTHGREHRALNERLHEMGYPTRRIDRLVNRRQAVIERRFSPLTCLAITAALEHFTAVFAETLLSDERAQALLGTTEVRSMLLWHAIEESEHRSVAFDVYRAVGGDEARRIKVMKVIRFTFPLAVVVNTIISLFADRAAYNPVRTVRSFANLRRSPFLTRAVFRRLAEYLRPGFHPDDQDNAALLQHWEAELFGEQGSLVDHLN; from the coding sequence ATGACCACCAACGAGAACCGCCACCCGGCGGTGCAGCCGCGTCGCATCCGGTTCAACTACCCGGTGGCGTCCCTGAATCGCCACTTCGTTCAGGGTGACCTGGTGATGAGCCACATGATCGCGCACCTGTCGGCGGTGTTCCCGGAGGGCGAGGATTTCTTCATTCGCTCGGTGCGTCGCTACGCCGACCAGATCACCGACCCCGTTCTCAAAGATCAGGTCAAGGGATTCATCGGCCAGGAGGTCACCCACGGGCGCGAGCATCGTGCACTTAATGAGCGCCTGCATGAGATGGGTTACCCGACCCGCAGGATCGACCGGCTGGTGAACCGCCGCCAGGCGGTCATCGAACGACGGTTCTCTCCGCTGACCTGCCTGGCCATCACCGCCGCACTGGAGCATTTCACCGCGGTCTTCGCCGAGACCCTGCTCTCCGACGAGCGGGCGCAGGCTCTGCTCGGCACGACCGAAGTGCGGTCCATGCTGTTGTGGCATGCCATCGAGGAATCCGAGCACCGCTCGGTGGCGTTCGACGTGTACCGGGCGGTCGGCGGCGATGAGGCCCGCCGGATCAAGGTGATGAAGGTAATCCGGTTCACCTTTCCCCTTGCCGTCGTGGTGAACACCATCATCTCGCTCTTCGCAGACCGGGCTGCCTACAACCCGGTGCGAACCGTCCGCAGCTTTGCGAACCTGCGGCGATCGCCGTTCTTGACCCGCGCGGTCTTCCGCCGGCTGGCGGAGTACCTGCGTCCGGGCTTCCATCCCGATGACCAAGACAATGCAGCACTGCTGCAGCACTGGGAGGCGGAGCTGTTCGGCGAGCAGGGATCGCTGGTCGACCACCTCAACTGA